The candidate division WOR-3 bacterium DNA segment GGAGAAATTGACATAATTTTCGGGACCCATGCATTAATCGAAGGGAATGTAATCTTCAAAAAATTGGGACTTGCAGTCGTCGATGAACAGCATCGATTCGGTGTAATGCAAAGGGCGGCGCTGGTCAATAAAGGCGTCAATCCCGATTTTCTTGTACTCTCCGCCACCCCTATACCGCGTACCATCGCACTTACACTCTACGGAGACCTGGATATTTCGCTCTTAAAAGAAAAACCTCCGCATCGAGGCGAGGTAATAACACGGATCGTAAAACCCCGGGAAAAGAACGCCGCTTTTGATTTTGTTAAACAGGAATTATCCCGAAAAAGACAGGTCTTCATCATCTGCCCGATAATCGAGAAATCCGAAAAACTCGACCTGAAATCAGTGGCAGAAGTCTATCAGGAAATCACCAGGACATTCCCCAATCACTCGGTGGGAGTGATCCACGGCAGATTGAAAACAGACGAAAGGATGAAGATCATGACTCAATTCCGCAACGGTGAACTGGAAATCCTTGTTGCTACGACCGTCATAGAAGTCGGGGTCGATATACCAAATGCCACGGTGATGTTGATCGAACATCCTGAAAGATTCGGTCTTGCACAACTCCATCAACTCAGGGGACGGATCGGAAGAGGAGCCCAGAAGTCGTATTGTTTCCTCTTTCTCGACCGTTTTGTCTCCGAGGAGACATTTGAACGTATATCGTTCTTTGAGAAGAACAACAACGGCTTCGCATTGGCGAATAAAGATATGAGTTTACGCGGACCCGGCGAAATACTGGGTAAAAAACAGCACGGTCTCCCCGACATCAAAATCGGAGACCTGGAGAACGACCGGGAACTCCTGTTTTCAGCCCGTGATGATGCCTTTGAACTCATAAAGAAAGATCCGGAAATGAACGATTCAGAACATTATATGCTTCGGAGATATTTACAAAAAATCGCAAAGAAAGAAAATTTATTACGGATCGGATAAGGAGGAAATGATGAAAATGACCAAAAAAATCAACACCGACGGACTTTCCGCTGCAGTATATTCCATGCTGTTAATGTCCATATTCTTCTTTTCCTGTACAAAGATACCGCAGAATGTGGGCAAAACCCGGGAAATAATCGTCGTCTCGTCGAAGGTGGACACAAATTTAATAATCAAAAACCTGCAGCTCTATAATTATGTTCCGCAGAAGGAAGGATTGTTCAAATTTATCTGCATTTCTGATTCAGCGATTGAAAAATATGATAAATTCCACACGATATTCCTTTACGGCTCTCTTGAAGATGAATTTATAAACCTTCTGCTGAACAGAGATGCGAAAAAAGCCACTGAAAAAGACACATTCACATTATTTAAACTGAATGACCTGTGGGCGAAAGGACAACTTGCGATTATCCTTGTAACCGCCAGGCCGGAATATATCCAGCCGGGGATAGAGAAGTATAAGGAACTGCTCGTAAAGATATTGGAAGAAAACTATTATTCAAGGATAAAAGAGAATTATTATACCAAACATTTCGACAAGCAGTTGAAAAAAAGTTTAAAAAGATTCGGGATAGTCTTTGATCTCGATAAGCAATGGTTGATCGACTCCACATATAAAAACGAAAATTTCATCTTTGTGCACGCCCACTTTCCCGACCGCAGTATCTTCTTCTATAAAGAAAAACTGAATGGCGAACTGACAAAAGCGTTTGCAGTGGCAAAAAGAAACAGTCTGACCGGGAAATACTACGATGGTGATTATATTCTGGAAGAGCTTACTGATATCGAAAAGATTGAATTCAAAAATATGAAAGGCATAAGAATGAAAGGCGTCTGGCAGAATGATTCACTGGTCGCCGGCGGACCGTTTCTCTCTTATTTTCTGACCCATCGGGATACCCTCTATGTCATAGACGGACTGTTATTCAATCCCGGCGAGAGAAAGAGCGAGTATTTCACAACTTTGGAAGTAATCCTCAATTCCTTTGAATTGGTTGAATAAAATAAAAATCTTGACAAAGCGGATATAATGATTAATAT contains these protein-coding regions:
- a CDS encoding DUF4837 family protein, which produces MMKMTKKINTDGLSAAVYSMLLMSIFFFSCTKIPQNVGKTREIIVVSSKVDTNLIIKNLQLYNYVPQKEGLFKFICISDSAIEKYDKFHTIFLYGSLEDEFINLLLNRDAKKATEKDTFTLFKLNDLWAKGQLAIILVTARPEYIQPGIEKYKELLVKILEENYYSRIKENYYTKHFDKQLKKSLKRFGIVFDLDKQWLIDSTYKNENFIFVHAHFPDRSIFFYKEKLNGELTKAFAVAKRNSLTGKYYDGDYILEELTDIEKIEFKNMKGIRMKGVWQNDSLVAGGPFLSYFLTHRDTLYVIDGLLFNPGERKSEYFTTLEVILNSFELVE